In Telopea speciosissima isolate NSW1024214 ecotype Mountain lineage chromosome 10, Tspe_v1, whole genome shotgun sequence, the DNA window ATAATCGAATTAGAcgcaaataataaaaatattataaataaagaatgagtCACTGGGTGTAAATACCATTTTACTTCATTTCTTACTTGGTAAAAACAGTCAAAAATAAAATGTGTAGGtaaattatcaaaataaatgatGTAAAATAGTTGGAGTACATTTTCTGGTTGGCTCAACAATGAAATGATCTATGGTTGGCATATCTATTTGCATCACAGAGCAATTTGTATAAGGATGCAATTTGGTGGATAGATAGACCACACAGTCCCCAACTCATATGTTTGTTGTCAGCCCAAACAGAGTTTGTGATATAACCAAATCAaacattgaaaatttttagGGTACCAAGAGAATGCATCgattaatgaaaataaataaaagaagggtaatttatacataccacccctgaggtttgacaaaatgatattttcacccccagttttggaaaattctgcgtacccctgaggtttgcaaatggtaacaaataagtccattccgtcagttcatgactaacactgttaaaaattagacttgaactaacAGAATTGCCCTTccaaaaaacacccaaaaacaaaaagaggtgaatggacaaaattaaccttacaaagaaaaaaaaaaaaaaacctgcaactcatcttccccaatcgaattacaggtttcaaaaccacataaggttttttcttttgtttctcctCGGTCCCGATCCAACGGTCTTGTTGTAGTGTTCCATTGTTTACTCTTCCTCCTCGGTCCCGGATCCATCGGTCTTGTTGTTGTGCTTCCTAGCATACCTCTGGTTCCTCAAGAATTTGGGATCCATTCCTttggtggatgtgtgtctgtgccTCTTGGGCTTCTTAATTCTATTCTTGTGAGCCTTGTGTGACTGGTTATGCGCAGTGTGGTTCTTCGACTTCGCCATTTCTCTGAGATCTCTTCTGGAATTATTTGATTTACGAGTTAGGATTAGTGTGGTTCTTCGACTTCGCCAAGGAAGAGGGGACAAACCAGATATAATAACAACTCAAACTAAGCCCAATGGGTTATAGAGATCTCCCTAGGAACTCAATCTATCATtgaaaacaaataagaagaTCGACAGGGGGCAGATGAATCAACAAGAAAGAAATGATAATGACACAGCGGAAAAAGTTCACTTCAAAGCCTGAAGTGGAAAGACAAGGCGAAAATAAGTAAAGTGAAATGTATTCGATTTCACAAAAGGTAAAACTGCTACAGTTTCCAAATCTATCACTGCAGACTGAACTAATTGATCCTTCCAAATTTTCACATGAGAAGTCCCAGAGAACCTAAACCCAGTTCAAATCAAGAGCTGGAAACTCCACCGAAACATCAATAGACCATTGATTTCAGGATCATAACCCAGCATTCAAAATCCTCCAGAAAACCCTAGTCAGAGCTAAAGAGCGAGCTCTGAAACAAAGAAAAGCCCAGCTAATAGTAGAAAGAGAAAGATACCCACTTGAGATTCCCTTGTACTGTTGGCATTCTGTTCTCCATTGAAGCTTTTACTGAAACTTCGttgaatttgggatttttttcaaACAGTCCTCTGCTGCTCAGAAGTTATTATTCACTGCCAAGTTATATGCTCCGTATGAAAGAACCGTCAAAGAGGAGATCAGATAGGCTCATGGACCATTATAAGATataaagagggaagagagagagatggggtcTTTTGACATTAGTCTTCAGTTCTCCACCGGTTCGTCAAATCCAAATCCCCATCGGTCTTCACTTCGTCATTATTTTTGTGTTCTGATTCAGATCTCTTCAACTTAAGTGTTTCAAGCTCTTTGTCAGGCTTGAAGTGTTCCATTAGAAGCCATGGAATGAGCAATCCATAGGATActtgtaactcatcttccccaaacgatttggggaagatgagttgtagggttttttttttttaatctttgaaATGGCATTTTTATCactttatcttttgattttaacagtgttagtcataaactaacgaaatgggtgtatttgttaccatttgcaaaccttAGGGAGGTatgcaaaattttccaaaattgaggggtgaaaatatcatttcatcaaacctcaggggtgatatgtgtacatttttcataaaaaaaaaaaggggttctCTAAACTAACCATGGAGGATAAACTAACACTTTATTTCTccatctttctctcctccttcttACATGAAATTACCTCTTTTTATCATGTATGTCTCATCACTCCCTTGTAcccaaggattttaaacttggaatcaagGGTTCTATCGATCTTATCGATTATGAttcaggctgaaatcagtcaaAAAACCCCTAGAATCAGCCCTAAGATTTGAAAACTCAGCAATCTGATCCCAAAAACCTTAGAGTTAACCATTCAACAACTGTTGAAATTGAGATTGATCACAATCGATCCCAAACTAAATTGTCTGATTCCATCGATCTAATTCCGATTTTTGAAACAATATCAATCTAGAGGACTGAGACTAAAAGCGTTTCCTATGCCTTTTCACAtatgaattattattattttttttctaaaaataaataagaaatgtGAAGATATTGTAGATAGTAATTCAGAGAACCCTTTCCCTACTacaagaaaataccaaatatagATGCGGCTTATTTCAAGCAGCAAAGCATGATTTTGATCGAATTTTGGTGGAATCAGACTGTGAGATCCTGGTCAACCAGATTACTTTCTCTAAGCCGGACATTGAGATTGTgttcatttttcatgatattgttcatctcaaaagttcttttgttgattgtagtttcttttttgttcctaTGTCTGCTAATTCTATAGCAGATTCCTTGGTTAGGAAAACCCTCTCCGATGACTCTCCGATTGTTTAGCCTATTTCTACTCTTTGGTTTCTGCATTTTTGTATTATGTAAGGCAGATGCCTCTGCTTGTGCTGACTCTATTTTTtcaatgaattttctttcaacaaaaaaaaagaaaaagaaaataccaaatataaGCGATCACTATAAAATAAGggattttttttgtcatttttcaagCGCCATTGTTGAaggttaattaaaaaaaaatgttgaatttTTCAACGGAATGTCAACACCGTCAAGCAAGGTAACGAAATTAATCCTCAATTTTACAGTTTTACTCCTTGCTTTTGGCCTCGTGTCTCCCGTCAGTCATCAGAGTTACAACACCAAAGTGTCACTTTACCATAGAAGCGGCCCACGTTAATATAATACGTGATGGGCACCACATGCTGTGGTGAGTTTGGCGACAGATTTACCACAATTGTGACTGTGGAGTACTGGACCAGCATGGATACCGTCTTTGCCTGGTAGGAGGATATGTCTATTAGGTAGGACCCATCAAtgttctatcttcttcttcttcttcttttttcgcTTTTTATTAAGGTTTTTTAAGCATTTTATTGATTAACACGTGTAAGGCACGTAGATGATGGAATATAAATTTTCAACAATCATGGAGTAAAATTTGATCAAATCTTCGTATAATACATAGACAAAACCTGTCCGGCTTGACCATTCTAACCTTCACATCATGAACACATTTTTACATTTTGCCATTGAGTATCCAATCCATTTTGAGATGTCATGAATGAGACCAAATCGATTAAACTGGTCAAATCGAATCGATTCGATATCTTTATCAATTTTATATTAgctttggtttttaaaaaatcgTTAAAGGATTAAAACCGATgaaactcaaaaataaaaaacggcTGAAACGGAACCCATCGTTTGACACCCAATCACACTCTTACTCTgttctattattattttatgagaaaaagGTTCTATGAACCACAAAGGAGGGTATGCTCG includes these proteins:
- the LOC122642954 gene encoding 60S ribosomal protein L29-1-like, encoding MAKSKNHTAHNQSHKAHKNRIKKPKRHRHTSTKGMDPKFLRNQRYARKHNNKTDGSGTEEEE